The window gtacttgaagccctttttcactcatgtggcctagacgtgtATGACACATGTTaatagttgaatcttccgctgcgtttaACCCACCCTTTCACACACTAacacttgccttataaagggtgcaacacttctttcctctggctgcgattaacaaacccttaatgagcttccagcgcccaccagcaaaccggttttcataaccatcatcatccaacattcccatcaacatcaagttgaggcgaaggtctgggatatgcctcacatccctgagaaccaatgtgcagcccacatcggtcttcacacaaatatcaccgacccctacgatcttcgatatacCAGAAATTTTCACATTCACGGTCTCATAATCACCCGAcgtgtagcttgtgaagaagtccttgcgtggagtcgcatgaaaagaggctcctgagtcaatcacccagtcggtgtcctgactcgtagccgtgagacatacatcgtgatctactgaaagaataactacaacgtcgctatctgaagcgaccgcagtggaatctgattcatcttccttctcctttccttttccttttttgtcgttcttattcttacgacattcatgcttatagtagcccttcttaccacaattctagcattcaaTATCCTTCCTGGTAattgacttgcctcttgatttatttcgggccttcccaccctttctgttctttcctctctcccgttcttgtgtcacaagagcCTCTTATTGAGTAGAcccttgagacttcctccttgtctccttattgaagagacagctagtaaactattccatggatatctttctgTCTGGCGtggagttactcagagacaccactAATGTCTCTTAACTGTCAGGCAAccaactaagcaatagcaaagcctgcaattcatcatccaggaccatcttcatagcggagagctggttgactatattgttgacctcattcatgtgctcagccacagaaccactatctttgaacttgagattcacaagtcgtcgtatcaagaaaatcttattaccggctgtcttcctctcatacaacccttctaatttcagccataggctagcggctgaggtctccgtagataCATGGTGGAACACGGAATCattcaaccattgtctaataaaccccaccgtctTCCAGTCCAACTTCTTTCAATCattatcagacatatccttggattttgctgatatgcttaaaattggagaatataagtcattgcaataaagcaagtcctccatcttaaccttccaaatggtccagttagaaccattgaggttgattatccttgatgagccaccttccataattcataaccattcccactccgttcaatgaacttagctctaataccaaattacTCCGATTTTTTAACCCGTTGctccatctctcctctgaactgaggaggaaaaaatCCCATCACCTATATCATTCAAAAACCTCTCTATCTTGGTACCTTTAAAGTAAATatatctctttcttcttttttttttagtgtaGAACCAAATGCATCACTTGAGTTGATTTATGCAACCAAAAGGAGACCTTTCAATTTAAATATTGACATTTTCATTGTTTCAATGCTGGTTTCAGCCCCTTTGGATGTTAACGCTATGAGAATTGAATGTTAAGCATGTTATGATCCAAATGGTTTAAAGAGCCTAGCCTGACACATTCCATCAATCTGAGTTTTTGGTGTAttgatatcaaagcaacatcgcaTCTTATGAAACACCGAAGGAACGCTATGTGGAAAGGGCAACCTAGACCAAAGTGAAAGTCGTCATGGCTTAAAAAAGGCTACCTGAACAAAGTAAACTATCAAGTAGAAAGGGCTACCTAGATAATCAAAGTGTCGCCCCCATGCCCTGAAAAGGCCACCTAGAAACGAGGTCAAATTGAGTGTCGCCGCACAGTGGGCTACCACGAATATCAGTTGCAGAGCATTGGTGGAATATTACAATCCCAACAGTTTAAAGAGCCTGCTTTATGTGTTCTTGACCTGTTGGATGGGTTCTTAACAATGCAACTATTGAATAGCATTCTTGAGACCTCAATTTCGTCCGCTTAGAGCTCAATTAATGCGATGTTGCAATCGGGACTTCTGCTTTTATTAGAGTTTTTAACCATGGTAAAAACCTTAGTTGTTTTAACTAAAGGATAATTTCTCCTTTTATAAAATATTGAAACTGGTATACGGCTCACGTGCCATATTATTTAACGATGCAAAATTTATATGTCATTTGAATGCTTATAAAAATTTTAAGTTGTAAATACTGTATGCTTAAAAAAGAGTTTCGGATGTAAACTTTACATGCTATTTTGTTTGTCTTTTAAATGGTAATTTATTTACCGGTAAAAAAAAAGTATTTACCtaacttataaaatatttataatatataaagtaggtattcatactACATAGATTTTGGTATGGTAAATCCCACTAAAATCGATAAATCTTATAAAAGggacttgatttttttattttttttttaattttttttaagccTTAGGAGAGCATCAAAGCATACATGCACTAGATGGATTGAATGTCCCAtctatcatggtggacctcaaatGCAATACGAAACTTTTGAAGATGGCATTCAGCCTTCCCTCTCGTATGGTATATTTCATGATCAATCAAGTTGTTTTCTAAGTTGTATGTGAGTATAAAGGCAAGCCCATGATGGTTAGATTGGATgtagcacatacattatggtgacccCACACATCATGTGTATATCAACCATTGTGTTCTATTATGTATAATATCTTATTAGTGgtaaagattttttttatatataatttaaattataGGTTTTTGTCAGGTTTTATATTATTGCTAAATTACAATTGTTAAGCCTTTTATAGGCAAATGCAAGTATCCAACAACACCTGCATTTTGataaccaataacctttacaactTTAAAAATTTACAAGCATCTAAATAACCCTCGGGTGAgttatttaaaaaaatgtaaaagcaTGTATTTTTCAGAAAATGGTCTTAAAGACAAGTGGTTTTATGAAAAAAGATTTCAAAGattttcttagggcctgtttggatttatgAAAAATACAAGGAAGGAAATAATGATTCTTGAGAAACCTTATTTCTAATAAACTGTGaggaaaaaataatatttgttttctAATAAGTTTTTCATAgaattttaaaatctattttCAAGTTTGTTGTTTGGCAAAACAAAAACTTTTCTTGAAAAGATTTTAGATAGTCACTAGTATGTGCTAGATTGACGCATGTAGCACATGTGGTGCATGGGAGATGCTTAAAGATGAATAATGACACCAGACATGCATCGACACAGTGGACAAGTAGGCACTCAAGGTAGATGATGACACGTCGGACACATTAGCGCATGTGGTGTGCTTTGTACATGTGTAGCAATAGTAAGATAATTAGTGGTACATGTGGTACAATAGAACATGTGGGGTACAAGAGAAGATGCCGAAGATATGGCACATTAGTACATTAGGGGTTCTTTAGAAGTGTGGGACATAAGAGAAGATGGTTGGTGAAACATGTGGCAGTGGTACCAGTGGGGCATAATTGAAGATAAACAATATCTCTTTTGACACACTGGGGCATAATTGAAGATAAACAATATCTCTTTTgacacatgtgtcacatgtgaggAGATTAAACATGGATAGCAACATCTTTAGGCTTTAACtcttgaaaatcaatttttcttCTATTGGAAAATACATTTTGTAGGGATGGAGGTAGGAAAATAAGTTCATTTATTTTCttacaaaaatagaaagtgaaaaatagtatttttcatatttttttgggaaaATGCATTTTATGAATGGAGTTTATTTTCCTACAAAAACAGGAAATGAGCAATGGTATTTTCCATCAATTTTCACGAAAAAGGATCATCAAACAATAGAAAGTAAGTTTCACAGGAAATACTATTTCATTTCTATTACTTTTCGTGAATCTAAACAGGTAGTCAGGATGTGTGTACGTAATGAAAAGGAGCGATGCACAACCCGGTTCGATCGTCCAAACACAATACATGGACGTCCATGAACAAATCCTGGACATGGCCATATTGTCTCAAGTGACTTGTCCGCGCATCCAAACGAATCCCAACAGGGGTATTTCGGGTATTCCACTCAACGAGTTTAAACCCAAAACCCTGGAGAATTCCCAGCTTCCTCTGCCTTTCTTCCATTACTCCAGAATCTCTTGTAAGCAAAAGCATGGAGATTATCAAGAGAACCCTTCGGGCCCATCATTTCTGCAAAATCCTCAAACTCCAAAACCCTTCgcgatccctttctcactctcattcttctcttttcctGCTCGGACATCTAGATTCTCAGGTTTTCTCCTCTCTTCCTTCCATCTCTCGAACTATCTCATCTTCGGCGGCTTTTTCTCAAGAAGCTGTCGACATCACCGAAGAACGAATCGAAGAAACTGATTTGATCTATTTGGAGAAGAACGGAAGAAAGTCGGATGCAGTTGAATCGGCATCAGAATCTCAAAATGCTGGCAAATCTATCAAGAAACAGAAAAGAtcggagaaaaaaaagaagaatacgAATAGGAAGCCTCTGGATAGTTCAGCATCTCTGGAAATCAGAGAACTGAAGGAGAAGATACGGAATTTGGAGAGAGATGTGGAGATTCTGAAAGCCAATGGAAGTTCGCATCCCAAAACGGAGAAGAAAGATGGGTTCGGAACCGACCGACCTAAATCTAACGGCCTGTATTCTCTCTTTGCGAAACCTTCGATTTCTGAGAAGAAATATGCTCCGCCCAGGGAAAAGAAGTTGAGTGATACTGTAGAATCGAGATCTTTGGAAAAGGTACCAAAAGAACTTTCTCTTGAGATGCTTTCATTCGTGAACCGTTTGCATGAGGAAGGATACCTGAGGAATGCTAATTTCTTGAAAGAGGGGCAGTTGGATCTCGAATGCTTCTCCAGCAGTTATTCCCAAAGCTTCCTAAAGTCTGCCGCAGAAAGGTTTGGGTGTGACCATCAAGATATTGCAAAGTAAGCACTTTCACCTTAGGAAATTACATTGTGAagccttttattttcattttctttttggtgtTTAGGATACTTCTGCTAGAAGGATTGATGATCTAGAGAATTCAATTCCAAGCATTTTAGGTCTAGCTTTGTAAAGATGTTTTGGCTTGTTATAAAGATCAACTTGGAATATAATAATGTTGGACAAATTAAGGATAATCTCATGGACAGCTAGGATTGAAAGAAATCAGGCTAGAAAGTTCGATCCAAGGGACTAGCACACATTTATAGCTTCCAATGGCTATAACTTTGCAACCAGTTATCTGTTTCGTGCGTATGATATGTCATTGGAATGTTATCGACGAGCTCTACATGTTGGTTAATGCCAAAGGCCGTTGGCCCCTGAATTGTTTCCAAAAgacatgtcattttagggttactTTTTAGTTTTAGGTCATTTTTTACTATTTTCAGTGAGTTGGTTTTTTACAAATTTATGATTTCAAGAATCCTATAATAACTTAAGTCCTTAGTCATGAGAAAGAGATTGAGCCAATTTGGAAGTCATTTACCATTTTTAACATATTTTGTGAAAGTTTTGAATTCAGGGTTTAGGACTTATGTAAGTCATATGAGAGGCATTGTAAATagattttcatcaataatattacttttatttctcattttttagaGATTCCTCTCTCTTAATAGATTCAAGGGCAATTTTTTAGAAGTAGACGACGATGTCTTCTCTTTTATCGATGCACTTGCTATGTtatttggtatcaaagtgaggtctTTCTTCAAATTGATTGCTTTCAACAAATAGGGTGGGAACAATTCTTCGAATAGTGTTCCAAAGAATCAACTTGTGACTAAGGCAGAGTTCACGGCCGTGTGGAGAGCCATCTAGGAACCGCAACCAATGGTTGCTTAGTTGTTTGAGACCATGGGGCTCAACCAAAATAAGTGGTAATGAATGGCCCACGACTGGCGAAGGGGATTGCAATTGGCCAGTTCGTGATTCAACAGATCCAACACTTATGGCAAATTGTAGATTGCAAATTTTTGGTGCCAAGTCTAGCAATGAGGAGGTGGGTGATATTATCCTCCATCATAGAGGGTGAGAAGGCGTTGGACAGGATCAGGACTACTGACTTGAGGTAGATCTCCTTTCCTCCGATGGGCATCTTCACAtcaaggatttcctcgattggcttacTTGGGCAGAGCTATTCTTTGATTACATGGAGATTCCTGAGGAGAAAAAAGTGAAGTTTATAATGTACAAGTTTAAGGTGTAGCGTCAACATGATAGGAACAACTCCAATTCTCGGGGATGCGATAATCGAAGGCACTAATACAAACCTGGCCGCAGATAAAGAAGTTGATGCAAGCACGATTCTGGCTAGCAAACTACCATCAAGTATTGTTCCAATAGTACCAAAATTGTTGCCAAGGAA is drawn from Magnolia sinica isolate HGM2019 chromosome 5, MsV1, whole genome shotgun sequence and contains these coding sequences:
- the LOC131245436 gene encoding uncharacterized protein LOC131245436 isoform X1, yielding MEIIKRTLRAHHFCKILKLQNPSRSLSHSHSSLFLLGHLDSQVFSSLPSISRTISSSAAFSQEAVDITEERIEETDLIYLEKNGRKSDAVESASESQNAGKSIKKQKRSEKKKKNTNRKPLDSSASLEIRELKEKIRNLERDVEILKANGSSHPKTEKKDGFGTDRPKSNGLYSLFAKPSISEKKYAPPREKKLSDTVESRSLEKVPKELSLEMLSFVNRLHEEGYLRNANFLKEGQLDLECFSSSYSQSFLKSAAERFGCDHQDIAKWLSGGDLKKVALFGCPTVERKTIFAAKGLRTFFRIEEDIVCRPCKLKSSCKFVNHRVVKRENVNLVDALRLLTVYASDLLPQQLIVTDDLKLSINKLLKEVVNLSK
- the LOC131245436 gene encoding uncharacterized protein LOC131245436 isoform X3, which gives rise to MEIIKRTLRAHHFCKILKLQNPSRSLSHSHSSLFLLGHLDSQVFSSLPSISRTISSSAAFSQEAVDITEERIEETDLIYLEKNGRKSDAVESASESQNAGKSIKKQKRSEKKKKNTNRKPLDSSASLEIRELKEKIRNLERDVEILKANGSSHPKTEKKDGFGTDRPKSNGLYSLFAKPSISEKKYAPPREKKLSDTVESRSLEKVPKELSLEMLSFVNRLHEEGYLRNANFLKEGQLDLECFSSSYSQSFLKSAAERFGCDHQDIAKWLSGGDLKKVALFGCPTVERKTIFAAKGLRTFFRIEEDIGGWQTIVRHLCEGRSVQSLWIGNAFLLG
- the LOC131245436 gene encoding uncharacterized protein LOC131245436 isoform X2, with product MEIIKRTLRAHHFCKILKLQNPSRSLSHSHSSLFLLGHLDSQVFSSLPSISRTISSSAAFSQEAVDITEERIEETDLIYLEKNGRKSDAVESASESQNAGKSIKKQKRSEKKKKNTNRKPLDSSASLEIRELKEKIRNLERDVEILKANGSSHPKTEKKDGFGTDRPKSNGLYSLFAKPSISEKKYAPPREKKLSDTVESRSLEKLDLECFSSSYSQSFLKSAAERFGCDHQDIAKWLSGGDLKKVALFGCPTVERKTIFAAKGLRTFFRIEEDIVCRPCKLKSSCKFVNHRVVKRENVNLVDALRLLTVYASDLLPQQLIVTDDLKLSINKLLKEVVNLSK